The following are encoded in a window of Castanea sativa cultivar Marrone di Chiusa Pesio chromosome 5, ASM4071231v1 genomic DNA:
- the LOC142636369 gene encoding putative LRR receptor-like serine/threonine-protein kinase At1g07650 isoform X1, translated as MARLVLPYISFIVFLLLICMAVQPGIGTTHSDEVKALGEIAEQLGKKGWNMNVDPCINDSSWLTPKLDSRPLYNNSLICNCPGRVCHVVKLILKGQDLSGVLPRSLVKLPYLTYLDLNRNFLSGNIPHEWASTKLEYLSVSVNNLSGPIPSFLGNITTLKYLNIENNLFSGMVPLELGKLVNLENLTLSANNLSGELPVALTKLTKLKELRISSNNFTGRMPDFFQSWKQLEKLEIQASGFEGPIPSNISILSNLTELRISDLVGGDSKFPNLGSSTRMSRLMLKSCNISGPIPPSILSMTQLQTLDLSFNRLDGKIPDFDGLTQLTYLCLTSNLLTGSVPDWIMSRDSKYQIDLSYNNLSEGSAPTCTDNINFFKSFSGRDKLTLRECLDESPCSKDWYSVHINCGGKATTIGNIKYEADVDPAGPAKYVRVREYWGFSSSGRFWDLNTSANDYIANNVSILKMNESVLYTSARLSPLSITYYARCLANGPYKLKLHFAEIVIRDNRSFNSLGRRIFDIYVQEKLVFKDFDIENAAPGVDKVVVREYKANVTNKVLMIRFFWAGKGTTAAPTRGTYGPLISAISVEADFSLLDDGKMKISIVVGAVVVVLLLIFMILGILWWKGCLGGKKSRENELKGLDLQIGYFTYRQIKAATNNFNAANKLGEGGFGSVYKGILSDGTVIAVKQLSSKSRQGSREFVNEIGMISGLQHPNLVRLYGCCIEGKQLLLVYEYMENNSLARALFGPVDSRLKLDWLARQKICVGIAKGLAFLHEESTLKIVHRDIKSTNVLLDKDLNPKISDFGLAKLDEEENTHISTKIAGTIGYMAPEYALWGHLTYKADVYSFGVVALEIIAGKNNMKYRPNQNFVCLLDWAILLQQRGDLMELVDPELGSDFSKEEALRMIKVALLCTNPSPVLRPVMTAIVNMLEGRIVIDEFTGGPSIYSDEWGFEALRDQYGESSRPNSMESQSLVQSSNATWIGSSSTSAHNIYSTNQNE; from the exons ATGGCGAGGCTTGTTCTTCCTTACATTAGCTTTATAGTGTTCTTGTTACTTATATGCATGGCAGTACAACCTGGAATAGGGACAACTCATAGTGATGAAG TGAAAGCCCTTGGTGAAATAGCTGAACAATTGGGAAAGAAAGGCTGGAATATGAATGTGGACCCATGCATAAATGACTCAAGTTGGTTAACACCAAAATTGGATTCGAGGCCATTGTACAACAATTCTCTCATTTGCAATTGCCCTGGTAGAGTATGCCACGTCGTTAAATT GATTCTTAAAGGGCAGGATCTCAGCGGTGTGCTTCCACGATCTCTGGTGAAGCTACCCTACCTGACGTACCT TGATCTCAATCGTAACTTCCTTAGCGGTAACATACCCCACGAATGGGCTTCTACAAAGTTGGAATATTT GTCCGTCTCTGTGAACAACTTATCAGGACCAATTCCAAGCTTCTTGGGAAACATTACCACACTTAAATACTT GAATATCGAGAACAATCTGTTTTCAGGAATGGTTCCCCTTGAGCTTGGAAAGTTGGTTAACTTGGAGAATCT CACTCTTAGTGCTAACAATCTCTCAGGAGAGTTGCCAGTTGCGCTAACTAAGTTGACCAAATTAAAAGAACT TAGAATTAGCAGTAACAACTTCACTGGAAGAATGCCTGACTTTTTCCAAAGTTGGAAACAACTTGAGAAATT AGAGATCCAAGCTAGTGGTTTTGAGGGGCCAATTCCTTCTAACATTTCTATCTTGAGTAACTTAACTGAGCT AAGGATCAGTGACTTAGTTGGAGGGGATTCAAAATTTCCAAACTTAGGAAGCAGCACACGAATGAGTAGATT AATGTTGAAGAGCTGTAATATTTCTGGACCAATTCCTCCATCTATATTGAGCATGACCCAACTTCAAACCTT aGATCTCAGCTTCAACAGATTGGATGGAAAAATTCCAGACTTTGATGGTCTAACACAATTGACATACTT GTGTCTGACAAGCAACTTGCTCACTGGGTCTGTTCCAGACTGGATCATGAGCAGAGATAGTAAATA CCAAATAGACCTTTCTTACAATAATTTGTCAGAGGGCTCTGCACCAACCTGTACAGATAACAT AAATTTCTTCAAAAGCTTTTCTGGAAGGGACAAGTT AACACTTCGTGAGTGCCTGGATGAATCTCCATGTTCGAAAG ATTGGTATTCAGTGCATATAAATTGTGGTGGGAAAGCAACCACAATTGGAAACATTAAGTATGAAGCGGATGTTGACCCAGCTGGTCCAGCGAAATATGTTCGTGTGAGGGAGTATTGGGGATTCAGTAGCTCTGGAAGATTTTGGGATTTAAACACTAGTGCAAATGACTATATAGCAAATAATGTATCCATACTCAAAATGAATGAGTCTGTATTATACACAAGTGCACGCCTGTCTCCTCTTTCAATCACATACTATGCCCGCTGCCTAGCAAATGGACCTTACAAATTGAAACTTCACTTTGCGGAGATAGTAATCAGAGACAATAGATCTTTTAACAGTCTTGGAAGGCggatatttgatatttatgtGCAG GAAAAATTGGTGTTCAAAGATTTTGATATTGAAAATGCTGCACCAGGGGTTGATAAAGTAGTTGTTAGGGAATATAAAGCAAATGTAACAAATAAAGTTTTGATGATTCGCTTTTTTTGGGCTGGGAAAGGAACAACAGCTGCCCCAACGAGAGGAACATATGGTCCCCTCATATCAGCTATCTCTGTGGAAGCTG ATTTTAGTCTCCTTGATGATGGCAAGATGAAGATATCCATTGTGGTTGGAGCTGTAGTTGTAGTGCTACTCctcatttttatgattttgggcATTCTTTGGTGGAAAGGTTGTTTGGGAGGGAAGAAATCAAGGGAAAATG AGTTAAAAGGATTAGACCTGCAAATTGGTTATTTTACATATAGGCAAATAAAAGCTGCCACTAATAACTTCAATGCTGCAAACAAGCTGGGGGAGGGTGGTTTTGGATCAGTTTACAAG GGTATACTATCTGATGGTACTGTAATTGCAGTTAAGCAACTTTCATCAAAATCAAGGCAAGGAAGCCGTGAATTTGTGAATGAAATAGGCATGATATCTGGTTTACAACATCCAAATCTTGTTAGACTGTATGGATGCTGTATTGAAGGAAAACAATTATTGTTGGTATATGAGTACATGGAAAACAATAGCCTTGCACGTGCTTTGTTTG GCCCTGTAGATAGCCGGTTAAAATTGGACTGGCTTGCAAGACAGAAAATATGTGTTGGTATAGCAAAAGGCCTGGCTTTCTTGCATGAGGAATCAACGTTGAAAATTGTTCATAGAGACATCAAATCTACTAATGTGTTGCTTGACAAAGACCTTAACCCTAAGATCTCTGACTTTGGTTTGGCCAAGCTCGATGAAGAGGAGAACACACACATTAGCACCAAAATTGCTGGAACAAT AGGCTATATGGCACCAGAATATGCATTATGGGGTCATCTAACCTACAAAGcggatgtttatagttttggagtTGTTGCATTGGAAATTATTGCTGGGAAGAACAACATGAAATATCGACCAAATCAGAACTTCGTATGCCTTCTAGATTGG GCCATATTGTTACAACAAAGAGGAGATTTGATGGAATTGGTGGATCCAGAATTGGGGTCTGATTTCAGCAAGGAAGAGGCACTTAGAATGATTAAAGTAGCTTTATTATGCACTAATCCATCACCAGTGCTTAGGCCTGTCATGACTGCAATAGTGAACATGCTTGAAGGCCGGATAGTCATTGATGAATTTACCGGAGGTCCAAGTATTTATAGCGATGAATGGGGGTTCGAAGCCTTAAGAGATCAATATGGGGAGAGCTCACGACCAAACTCAATGGAAAGTCAAAGCCTTGTTCAATCATCAAATGCAACATGGATTGGTTCTTCTTCTACATCTGCCCACAATATCTATTCCACCAATCAAAATGAATGA
- the LOC142636369 gene encoding putative leucine-rich repeat receptor-like serine/threonine-protein kinase At3g14840 isoform X2, producing the protein MARLVLPYISFIVFLLLICMAVQPGIGTTHSDEVKALGEIAEQLGKKGWNMNVDPCINDSSWLTPKLDSRPLYNNSLICNCPGRVCHVVKLILKGQDLSGVLPRSLVKLPYLTYLDLNRNFLSGNIPHEWASTKLEYLSVSVNNLSGPIPSFLGNITTLKYLNIENNLFSGMVPLELGKLVNLENLTLSANNLSGELPVALTKLTKLKELRISSNNFTGRMPDFFQSWKQLEKLYIQASGFEGPIPSNISILSNLTELRISDLVGGDSKFPNLGSSTRMSRLMLKSCNISGPIPPSILSMTQLQTLDLSFNRLDGKIPDFDGLTQLTYLCLTSNLLTGSVPDWIMSRDSKYQIDLSYNNLSEGSAPTCTDNINFFKSFSGRDKLTLRECLDESPCSKDWYSVHINCGGKATTIGNIKYEADVDPAGPAKYVRVREYWGFSSSGRFWDLNTSANDYIANNVSILKMNESVLYTSARLSPLSITYYARCLANGPYKLKLHFAEIVIRDNRSFNSLGRRIFDIYVQEKLVFKDFDIENAAPGVDKVVVREYKANVTNKVLMIRFFWAGKGTTAAPTRGTYGPLISAISVEADFSLLDDGKMKISIVVGAVVVVLLLIFMILGILWWKGCLGGKKSRENELKGLDLQIGYFTYRQIKAATNNFNAANKLGEGGFGSVYKGILSDGTVIAVKQLSSKSRQGSREFVNEIGMISGLQHPNLVRLYGCCIEGKQLLLVYEYMENNSLARALFGPVDSRLKLDWLARQKICVGIAKGLAFLHEESTLKIVHRDIKSTNVLLDKDLNPKISDFGLAKLDEEENTHISTKIAGTIGYMAPEYALWGHLTYKADVYSFGVVALEIIAGKNNMKYRPNQNFVCLLDWAILLQQRGDLMELVDPELGSDFSKEEALRMIKVALLCTNPSPVLRPVMTAIVNMLEGRIVIDEFTGGPSIYSDEWGFEALRDQYGESSRPNSMESQSLVQSSNATWIGSSSTSAHNIYSTNQNE; encoded by the exons ATGGCGAGGCTTGTTCTTCCTTACATTAGCTTTATAGTGTTCTTGTTACTTATATGCATGGCAGTACAACCTGGAATAGGGACAACTCATAGTGATGAAG TGAAAGCCCTTGGTGAAATAGCTGAACAATTGGGAAAGAAAGGCTGGAATATGAATGTGGACCCATGCATAAATGACTCAAGTTGGTTAACACCAAAATTGGATTCGAGGCCATTGTACAACAATTCTCTCATTTGCAATTGCCCTGGTAGAGTATGCCACGTCGTTAAATT GATTCTTAAAGGGCAGGATCTCAGCGGTGTGCTTCCACGATCTCTGGTGAAGCTACCCTACCTGACGTACCT TGATCTCAATCGTAACTTCCTTAGCGGTAACATACCCCACGAATGGGCTTCTACAAAGTTGGAATATTT GTCCGTCTCTGTGAACAACTTATCAGGACCAATTCCAAGCTTCTTGGGAAACATTACCACACTTAAATACTT GAATATCGAGAACAATCTGTTTTCAGGAATGGTTCCCCTTGAGCTTGGAAAGTTGGTTAACTTGGAGAATCT CACTCTTAGTGCTAACAATCTCTCAGGAGAGTTGCCAGTTGCGCTAACTAAGTTGACCAAATTAAAAGAACT TAGAATTAGCAGTAACAACTTCACTGGAAGAATGCCTGACTTTTTCCAAAGTTGGAAACAACTTGAGAAATTGTAT ATCCAAGCTAGTGGTTTTGAGGGGCCAATTCCTTCTAACATTTCTATCTTGAGTAACTTAACTGAGCT AAGGATCAGTGACTTAGTTGGAGGGGATTCAAAATTTCCAAACTTAGGAAGCAGCACACGAATGAGTAGATT AATGTTGAAGAGCTGTAATATTTCTGGACCAATTCCTCCATCTATATTGAGCATGACCCAACTTCAAACCTT aGATCTCAGCTTCAACAGATTGGATGGAAAAATTCCAGACTTTGATGGTCTAACACAATTGACATACTT GTGTCTGACAAGCAACTTGCTCACTGGGTCTGTTCCAGACTGGATCATGAGCAGAGATAGTAAATA CCAAATAGACCTTTCTTACAATAATTTGTCAGAGGGCTCTGCACCAACCTGTACAGATAACAT AAATTTCTTCAAAAGCTTTTCTGGAAGGGACAAGTT AACACTTCGTGAGTGCCTGGATGAATCTCCATGTTCGAAAG ATTGGTATTCAGTGCATATAAATTGTGGTGGGAAAGCAACCACAATTGGAAACATTAAGTATGAAGCGGATGTTGACCCAGCTGGTCCAGCGAAATATGTTCGTGTGAGGGAGTATTGGGGATTCAGTAGCTCTGGAAGATTTTGGGATTTAAACACTAGTGCAAATGACTATATAGCAAATAATGTATCCATACTCAAAATGAATGAGTCTGTATTATACACAAGTGCACGCCTGTCTCCTCTTTCAATCACATACTATGCCCGCTGCCTAGCAAATGGACCTTACAAATTGAAACTTCACTTTGCGGAGATAGTAATCAGAGACAATAGATCTTTTAACAGTCTTGGAAGGCggatatttgatatttatgtGCAG GAAAAATTGGTGTTCAAAGATTTTGATATTGAAAATGCTGCACCAGGGGTTGATAAAGTAGTTGTTAGGGAATATAAAGCAAATGTAACAAATAAAGTTTTGATGATTCGCTTTTTTTGGGCTGGGAAAGGAACAACAGCTGCCCCAACGAGAGGAACATATGGTCCCCTCATATCAGCTATCTCTGTGGAAGCTG ATTTTAGTCTCCTTGATGATGGCAAGATGAAGATATCCATTGTGGTTGGAGCTGTAGTTGTAGTGCTACTCctcatttttatgattttgggcATTCTTTGGTGGAAAGGTTGTTTGGGAGGGAAGAAATCAAGGGAAAATG AGTTAAAAGGATTAGACCTGCAAATTGGTTATTTTACATATAGGCAAATAAAAGCTGCCACTAATAACTTCAATGCTGCAAACAAGCTGGGGGAGGGTGGTTTTGGATCAGTTTACAAG GGTATACTATCTGATGGTACTGTAATTGCAGTTAAGCAACTTTCATCAAAATCAAGGCAAGGAAGCCGTGAATTTGTGAATGAAATAGGCATGATATCTGGTTTACAACATCCAAATCTTGTTAGACTGTATGGATGCTGTATTGAAGGAAAACAATTATTGTTGGTATATGAGTACATGGAAAACAATAGCCTTGCACGTGCTTTGTTTG GCCCTGTAGATAGCCGGTTAAAATTGGACTGGCTTGCAAGACAGAAAATATGTGTTGGTATAGCAAAAGGCCTGGCTTTCTTGCATGAGGAATCAACGTTGAAAATTGTTCATAGAGACATCAAATCTACTAATGTGTTGCTTGACAAAGACCTTAACCCTAAGATCTCTGACTTTGGTTTGGCCAAGCTCGATGAAGAGGAGAACACACACATTAGCACCAAAATTGCTGGAACAAT AGGCTATATGGCACCAGAATATGCATTATGGGGTCATCTAACCTACAAAGcggatgtttatagttttggagtTGTTGCATTGGAAATTATTGCTGGGAAGAACAACATGAAATATCGACCAAATCAGAACTTCGTATGCCTTCTAGATTGG GCCATATTGTTACAACAAAGAGGAGATTTGATGGAATTGGTGGATCCAGAATTGGGGTCTGATTTCAGCAAGGAAGAGGCACTTAGAATGATTAAAGTAGCTTTATTATGCACTAATCCATCACCAGTGCTTAGGCCTGTCATGACTGCAATAGTGAACATGCTTGAAGGCCGGATAGTCATTGATGAATTTACCGGAGGTCCAAGTATTTATAGCGATGAATGGGGGTTCGAAGCCTTAAGAGATCAATATGGGGAGAGCTCACGACCAAACTCAATGGAAAGTCAAAGCCTTGTTCAATCATCAAATGCAACATGGATTGGTTCTTCTTCTACATCTGCCCACAATATCTATTCCACCAATCAAAATGAATGA